In the Balaenoptera musculus isolate JJ_BM4_2016_0621 chromosome 20, mBalMus1.pri.v3, whole genome shotgun sequence genome, aagttttagaaatagtgGTGACAGACAATATTGTGGGTGTACTTAATGACACTGAAttgcacatttaaaaacaaaatgctagggcttccctgatggcgcagtggttaagaatccgcctgccaatgcaggggacaggggtttgagccctggtccaggaagatcccacatgccgcggagcaactaagcctgtgtgctacaactactgagcctgtgctctagagcccgcaagccacaactactgaagtccgcgcgcctagagcccgtgctccgcaacaaaagaagccaccgcaacgagaagcccacgcaccgcaacgaagacccaatgcagccaataaacaaattaattaattaattaaattttaaaaaaaaacagaatgctaaacttcatgttatgtatatttaaaaagtaaaaagctatGCACATGAAAATATTCCTCAAATTTATATGTGTATCAAAAATTGGGAACAATCTGAAGTATAAATGGTGGAGTACTTTTACATATGTCAATAAAATGCCAAATTTTAtgacagaaaatacaaaatgacatGTACACTAAGAGCATAACTATATTAAACACATGCTATAAAGACTGAAAGCTAATATACAGAAATGAAGATAATTCTACTATGAAAATTCCTCATTCCTTCCTCTTACTCTGTAACAAGATTCTTTTCAATCTACCAATCAAATTTTTCCCCATCAACATAATTATCCTAACTGCTATCCTAGTGAAATGAGATAGGTCTGTCTTCATATCATCCAAAACAGCTGCattaaaagccaaaataattctttattacaGGGCCAAGCCAACGAAGGCAGTCCCAAGGAACCAGACAAAAAACAAGTAGCTATTCTCCTTTGTAACCTTTTTTACTTTCATAGTGAGAGCGTTTGTTCTCTTTCATGACCTACCTGCAGGCACGGTCAGGGGAATTAAGAATTTCATAGTAGAATACGGAGAAATTGAGAGCAAGACCTAAGCGAATGGGATGTGTTGGTGGAAGTTCTGTCATTGCAATATCACTAGCAGCTTTATAAGCCACTAGGCTGTTCTCCGCAGCTTCCTTCCTGTCATTTCCTGTGGCAAATTCAGCCAGATACCTGTGGTAGTCCCctttcctaaaacaaaacaaaaataaaagaacagaattaggaataatgctttttaaataagttgttaaaaattttctatattaCATAAGATCAAGTATGTGACAAAAACATGAAACAGGTATACTTCAATAATTTCAAAAAGTCTCTTTCAGGAATGACTGACTCATCTATTTAGTTTTCCTCCTCAGAGATTTCACATTGCCAAATATAAGCAAAATCCTAGAGAAATTAACTGAAAAGtctcaaaaatcaacaaatttatCACTTGATAGacaagaattaaatataaaaagtggtTCCAAAGAATGGCACAACAGTTTGTTAATCATGAAATAAAACTTCCATATAAATTGTTAAGACTGAACTGTGTAATGCACTGCTTGTAGCTAGGGGGGCAGCCCCACACAAGCAAATGAATATAAATAGGTAAAGCGAAACCTAGTACATTTTTACAGTAATAGTCTGACCACCTTAAATGCAGTAATATTGATTCTTCTTAGCAGTGAATCTGCAAATGagtattcaaaaattaatttaattcttgAGACTCACTCCTCCCGTAACTATCTTTccaacattaaataaaatgttgtaaaCCTACATAAAAAAGTGATGATTCTAAGAGAGTCAACATTTAATCTGACATTTTCCCTTCTAGTATAGAACCtacattttataatagaaaaccTTGGACTCGCCAGTGTTAGCTGCTGGAATGAGGTGTTTGTCCAGTACATCCAGAATGTCACAACAGATTAACTTTAGCTCAGTCTCAAcctgaaaaaaaagtcagaaaaattgtttaagaaattatatataaattatcacATTCTATCTCTTGTTTTGGAGAAGAGAACATGCATACCCTTCTCCAAACCGCCCTTCCCTCTCTTGacacaaaagcagagaaaagctGTCTCCGGTTTATGGAAAGTCTTTCTTCCTATGTGCCATTActtaagtgcttaaaaaaaaccTCACGGTTCAGCTACAGAACTAACAGTGATTACTACTTACTAAGTGCAGCACATTTATATTAAGTAGCTTCTTTAATGAGGTAGCAACTATTATCTCCACTTACATGGGAAAACAAAGATTACTATATTTGCCCAAAGATCACTAACTTAAAGAACTTAGAGGCAGAGTGAGAACTTGAACCCAGGTAAGGTTGCATGGTTGGAGTCACAGTTTGTAAGGGATGGAATAAAAATTCAAACCAAGGTATTCTGCTTCCAAGGCTCACATTTCTAACCACTACTATGCTCAACAGCCAACCACCTGAGTGGTAGATCCATAGCCAGTTACAACACCAAAAATCTGTAAACTAAAGGAAATATTGCCACTCGTCCCAATTCGTTTATCATGCCAAAAACGCACACTACTCctaaacatatatacacagtctgctttccattttctattACTACAGTGACATTGTTCAACCTTTCCAAATTCATTTCATGCCCTCTGGAACCTCCTCCTTCCCACTGTAAATAATTCGCccactctctcttctcctatAATCTCATTCTGATTCTAAGTAAAACCAGCTCTCTCCTGAATGAACTACCTTCTTTATGGCTTTTCAAGTAAAGATAGACTGCTCTAAGAGAAGGATGATTTCTGAATCTCTTTAACTCCTCACTGACTCAGTATGACTGCTCTCCTAATACTCCAAACCCTTCCTCCTTGGAAGCTCATCCactatgttttaatttctcaatttCTGTTATCAGTAGATCTCCGCAGGCTCTTCACCCACATTCACTGAGTATCTACAGCTTACCTCTCCAATTCCGGGTATCACACACCAAGGTATTATCATGTTCCTTTCAACACAGTTCCTTCATCTCAACTCCATGACCTTCACTTGTCCATACTCGTAACTATGCTGTTCTATCCTGGAAGTCTTAAATTCCAGCCTCTTGACTCTTTCATCTTCTCCCAATTTATCAGTTCCtctctttgtttcctgtttcctttcctaCTTATCCCAAATCCCACAATCTAGTTCACAGACTTACCGCTTTAGCACTTTCTCATTTCCTCATCCCTCTGAGACACCAAACTTGTCTACCGACAATCCATATTGTTTGTTTCAACATATTTGAAAGTAATGGTCACACTGGTACCAGCTAACCACCTTCTCTGTAACCCCAGGTATGTTACTTAATCACTCAGAACACTTGTTTTCCCATCTATGAACCAGAGTAATACCTACCCTTTACACGGTCATTTAAAGATTAAATACAGTATCTTAcacaattatatatattacaaatatctcCCCGTGTTAGTCAATAAACgtttcccttttccctccccctaCCAAGTTTACTACTCCCCATGCTAACTTTGTGACTGCTTCTGTTATTTCCCTCACTGTACTCTTAAGAGTGTGTTTAGAATCAGTTTCTCAACAGTGGGGGGCTATTCTATGCATAACAGGATGCTCAGCAGTATCCCCATTTCTACCCACTAAAATACCAGCAGAACTgtcaagttgtgacaaccaaaaatgtctctagacattgccaaatgtcctctgagGAGCAAAGTCACCTCTGGTTGAGAACTAGATCAAACTTTCTTGACCAAAACCCACAATAAAAACATTACATATCTGTATATACCCACATGTAATATGTGAAACAATAACTTTATGAAATAATGTCCAATGCCCTCTGATACTTtctattctattaaaaaaacaatgactAGACTGATATTAACTGTAACTGTCTCAACTGTAACTGTAACTGTCTCACCTTTGCACATAACACCTAGCAACTGGTGTGGCATATAATAGgcacacaaatatttgttaaattgtcCTGAATGGTAATTTCAAGTCACTCAATGAAGTATTTTGTagttaccacaataaaaacaaagattaaattaGTTCTTTACTTGTGTGGTGCTCAACACTACTCTCTGCAgcttccaagaaaaaaaagttcttctcCTCTGTCCCGAAATACTGTATAGCCTGTAATTCCCAATCCAGGTGAGTGAAAGATGTAAatccattaaaatgtaaaatatacattacaCAGGTATACAACAATGTGTGTACTAGGCTATGTTCTAAACAGTCCACCACCTAAGACATCATTCTTTAAACTTGTCTAGGATATGACAATCTCACCATTTGCCGATATTCCCGAATCATTTTTAGTTTGTCTTCtcctcccttgttttcttctttctgttcaaTGCTGCTGATTATTCTCCAGGAAGCTCTTCTAGCTCCAATCACATTTTTATATGCAACAGATAGGAGATTTCTTTCTTCAACTGTCAACTCCACATCCATCCCTGCTACTTTCTTCATTGATTCCACCATTTCTAtaagtgaaaagtaaaatgagACCGTACAAACTATGTTTTGTTGAAACATCCCTATCACAGTAGATCTTTTTCTGTCAAGctaatgtaaaacaaaaaacaaattttttaacaaaataacttCACAATCATCAAAACTAGTATGagtaaaaaactaaaaccatGTAAAAGATAAAGTAAATTAAGAGCCCAGAAAAAACAGGATCTAGAATATAAATTGTATGGAACCAAAATGACTTCATACAGTATCAAGTATAATTCAGTATGGCTTGGAGGCATCTCTCCCATATTAAGAGAACTAGGAGTGCACACCTATCCGTTTCCCAGTAAAAATAATTCAGctagcagtttaaaacaaaagttttaaatttacaggctctaaaatgcattttctctcaAACAAATTATTCCccaattaaatacaaataaactgAACTTCCCCAAAAAGTAGTcactggagaaaagggaattcattCATATAGCAAACATATACTGAGCATCTGGTTAGTCACAAACACAAACTTATCTCTGCGTATTTGCAATCCTTCCTCCTTTAGAAGGGCACTGTCCACCACCTATGAATTCATTCATCAGCAAAGTTTTGTATGGTTCTCATTTGTCACCACTAGGTGGCGAGCAAAGAAAGGGGCCCAGATAAACCTTGGGAGATCCCAAGTACAggaaaaaatagttaataaaacGCACGTGAACGCAAAGGAAGAGCCAAAAACAGCTCAATAAACACTaactgaataaatatattaatgaaaactATGCCTTTAGAAAAAACTAAATGCCATATTAGCACGTGGCTCTCCAACTTTTACTAAGTCAGAATTTTTGGTGATGAGACCCAAGGATCTGCgttttaacaagcacccttagCATACATTCTAAGCATAAGCATACCTTAAAGTACGATGCAGATGGTGACTTTATGAAACACTGCTTAATGATATGATAAATTATGTGTAATCCCAGGAAATGATATGTTTCCAAAAATTAGCCCTTCAGGAATATCAAGAAATTACATAgtggggggagttccctggtggtgcagtggttaagaatccaccttccaatgcaggggactcaggttcagcccctggtcggggaactaagatcccacatgctgcgggggcaactaagcccgagtgccacaactactgagccggcaagccacaactagagaacctacatgccacaactactgagcccatgcactctggagcccacgcacctcaactaaAGAAAAGCAAGTGTGCCGCAACGAacagcccacgtgccgcaacaaaagatcccacatgccacaatgaagatcccgcattcTGCAACCAAGACCTgacccagccaaataaataaataaatatttttttaaaaatagaagttaaatagaaatattaagaTGGTATGATCTTTAGAAAACAATTCAGTAGTTTCTTAGAGTTCAACACTGTAAGACTAAGCAAGCCCACTCCTAGGTATCACCCAAGAGATACAAATATATATCTTCACAAAGACTTTTTTACATACATGTCcacagcaactttattcataatagccaaaaggtgaaaacaacccaaatgtccatccatacaatggaatactactcaagaataaaaaagaatgaactactgatgcaagtaacaacatggatgaatttcaaacaACATGATGCTAACTGAAAAAAGCCAAAccagggagggaggctcaagagtgaggggatatggggacatatgtatacttatagctgattcactttgttgtacaacagaaactaacacaacattgtaaagcaattatactcccataaagacattaaaaaaaaaaaaaggaaaaaagccagaccaaaaaggactataattccatttaaatcaagttatagaaaatgcaaaactataaaggCAGAAAGCAAGTAAGTGGTTACCAAGATATGGGGGTGAAGTGAGAGGCTTGTGAGCAAAGGAGTACAAGGGAAATTTGGGGGGTAACAGAATTGTTCTACcgtggtggttacacaactgaatacatttatcaaaacaatgaaattggtacttcgctggtggcgcagtggttaagaatccgcctgccaatgcaggggacatgggttcgagtcctggtccaggaggatcccacatgccatggagcgactaagcacgcacgccacaactacggagcctgcgctctagagaccgtgagccacaactactgaagcccacgcacctagagcctgtgctctgcaacaagagaggccaccgcaatgagaagcccacgcactgcaacgaggagtaggccctgctcgccgcaactagagaaagcccacacgcagcaacggagacccaactcagccaaaaataaatttttaaaaaaacaatgaattttatgtgtataagtagtgtattataaattttacctcaatacaGCTGAATTTAACGCAATTctgaagcattaaaaaaacaaatattaaggcATATATAAGACCATCTGTGGGAGCCTGAGCACATTCATTtgaaacatcctttttttttttctaaccacaGCCATGAAAAAAAGGCTAAATTTAGTGGCAGTGGAGTAAAGAGGGTATCATTTCAAGCTCACTGCCATACTAGTTCTCAAAAACTAACAACAAATTAAACATGCCTCAGAAGTGAACCAGTAATTCATCTAAGTTGTTCCAACaacaaagcaatttaaaaagtaacctAGCTACACCAAAAAAAGaccataattcttttaaattgtaGAGCTCTGCAACATTACATATGGAAAAACTTTACCCAAATATCTAATACCACTAAAAGTTTAACAATGGTATGTCTCTGGGTACTATTCCAgatgacagatttttttcatttttctgtgctcTAGAAGTTTTCAGCAATGATCATATAATAGTTTTACAATGTGAggggagaaatatattttaaatactcaatGATATTCTACTATCGCAGCTTCAATTAAGTATATAATTCCCTTCACTGAAAAAGCCACGAAACAATGCACAAAAGACTGTGGTACAAATAGAAAAGTAGCAGTTATCTGTTATTattaaataacagctttactgCTCTATAATGCACATACAACTCAcctatttaaagcatacaattcaatggttgTTAGTATACTCACAGAATTTGCGCAACCATTACTATAATCGATTTTTCATCATTCGAAAAAGAAAAGCTCCATacacattagcagtcattccccatttaTCCCCAAATccctcagccctaggcaactacCAATccactttccatctctatggatttacctatttggacatttcatataaatggaactataTAGTATGTTGTCTtctgtaactggcttctttcacttagcatgtttcaAGGTTCAGCCATAGTGCAGCATCTATCGATACTTCATTTACTGAATGTATATAAGTGTtaaccacattttacttatccattcatcagttaatggacatttgagttgactttccactttttggctattatgaaaaatgctactatgaacattcatgtaagTATGCATTCAAATCTCTTGAATATATACTTAAGAAGTGGAACTGTGGGGTCATATGATAACTTTCTGAGCAAGGAGCTGTTGAACTTTTTAACAGGGGCTGCACCATTTTTACATTCCACCAGCAATAGAGGAGGATTCTAATTCCTCCATACTCTCACCAAcac is a window encoding:
- the YWHAE gene encoding 14-3-3 protein epsilon isoform X2, translated to MDDREDLVYQAKLAEQAERYDEMVESMKKVAGMDVELTVEERNLLSVAYKNVIGARRASWRIISSIEQKEENKGGEDKLKMIREYRQMVETELKLICCDILDVLDKHLIPAANTGESKVFYYKMKGDYHRYLAEFATGNDRKEAAENSLVAYKAASDIAMTELPPTHPIRLGLALNFSVFYYEILNSPDRACRLAKAAFDDAIAELDTLSEESYKDSTLIMQLLRDNLTLWTSDMQGDDS
- the YWHAE gene encoding 14-3-3 protein epsilon isoform X3, whose product is MDDREDLVYQAKLAEQAERYDEMVESMKKVAGMDVELTVEERNLLSVAYKNVIGARRASWRIISSIEQKEENKGGEDKLKMIREYRQMVETELKLICCDILDVLDKHLIPAANTGESKVFYYKMKGDYHRYLAEFATGNDRKEAAENSLVAYKAASDIAMTELPPTHPIRLGLALNFSVFYYEILNSPDRACR
- the YWHAE gene encoding 14-3-3 protein epsilon isoform X1, encoding MDDREDLVYQAKLAEQAERYDEMVESMKKVAGMDVELTVEERNLLSVAYKNVIGARRASWRIISSIEQKEENKGGEDKLKMIREYRQMVETELKLICCDILDVLDKHLIPAANTGESKVFYYKMKGDYHRYLAEFATGNDRKEAAENSLVAYKAASDIAMTELPPTHPIRLGLALNFSVFYYEILNSPDRACRLAKAAFDDAIAELDTLSEESYKDSTLIMQLLRDNLTLWTSDMQGDGEEQNKEALQDVEDENQ